Proteins from one Ignavibacteriota bacterium genomic window:
- a CDS encoding TonB-dependent receptor has product MNKFYLLVVVCLLYFVDLLQAQSLYILDDTTKTFQIDEVVVTGTRTTKKIIDIPYSVERIDNTQYKFDKKVSVNDVLEGIPGLFLQNRYGNHDVRVSIRGFGSRSNSGIRGVRILLDGIPESEPDGQTRVEAIDFESVGSIEVVKGNSSSLYTNAPGGVINFINDIHFPRTFFSSFNNFGSFDFRSNGFKTGIKAENYSLLTTYNYHTYQGYRPHSEDYWNILNSVIEIKPNDLSTFSVFSYFVDGLIRLPGSLTKEKFEQDPFQANKREVDRDAKRITKKGRVGLQFDTFFGEENQNEVELTAYGTMKYFERTARTYRIMNRNGVGASARFVHHTKVAEMPYEFSVGTDLFYQSGPIEEYNNINGKKSDALLALTDEVIANSGIYFQNTLGLVENKVDLMVTGRYDNVVFDARNQLFEVQSDLRKFGAFTPKAALNYKLTPTVALYSSYGLSFDTPAGNELENYPTSTKPNSLLNPDLEPQKSKSFELGIKGNLIDFDAEMFRTIYFDATFFNTKINDEIVPFEVFGDVFYRNAARTNRTGLELGANAEIVHGFQAKASYTFSDFSYDSFNAGIVASDNDGNIAIVEHTFDGNYVPSVPKHNFSLTLAYDRKFYESLTGFAKASYTQVSGMYVDDGNSEMSDGYSLFNSNIGMEWIVDRFQFVASFGVNNIFDKTYVAFVNINSTQKEFYEVGEPRNFFAGVNLGYTF; this is encoded by the coding sequence ATGAACAAGTTTTACTTACTTGTCGTAGTGTGCTTACTCTATTTTGTCGATTTGTTACAAGCGCAAAGTCTGTACATCCTTGATGATACGACTAAGACATTTCAGATTGACGAAGTAGTAGTAACAGGCACTCGTACGACGAAAAAGATTATTGACATTCCGTATTCCGTCGAACGGATTGACAACACACAATACAAATTTGATAAGAAAGTTTCCGTCAACGATGTGTTGGAGGGAATTCCGGGACTCTTTCTTCAAAATCGCTATGGAAACCATGATGTACGCGTTTCGATTCGCGGGTTCGGTAGCCGCTCGAATTCCGGTATCCGCGGCGTGAGAATATTGCTCGATGGAATTCCCGAATCTGAGCCGGATGGACAAACGCGTGTAGAGGCAATTGATTTTGAGTCTGTTGGTTCGATTGAAGTGGTGAAGGGAAATTCTTCATCGCTCTACACAAACGCGCCGGGCGGTGTTATTAATTTCATCAATGATATACATTTCCCAAGAACGTTCTTCAGTAGTTTCAATAATTTCGGCTCGTTCGATTTTCGCAGTAACGGATTCAAAACAGGAATAAAGGCGGAGAATTACAGTCTTCTGACGACCTACAATTATCATACATATCAAGGATACCGACCACACAGCGAAGATTATTGGAACATTCTCAATTCCGTCATCGAAATCAAGCCGAATGATTTATCAACGTTTTCCGTCTTCAGTTATTTTGTTGATGGATTGATTCGTCTTCCCGGTTCACTTACGAAAGAAAAATTTGAGCAAGACCCGTTTCAGGCGAACAAGAGAGAGGTAGATAGAGATGCAAAACGAATTACAAAGAAGGGGCGTGTCGGTTTACAATTCGATACGTTTTTCGGTGAAGAAAATCAGAACGAAGTGGAATTGACCGCATACGGCACGATGAAATATTTTGAGCGGACTGCTCGAACCTATCGCATCATGAATAGAAACGGTGTTGGAGCAAGCGCACGGTTTGTTCATCACACGAAAGTTGCTGAGATGCCATACGAGTTTTCGGTGGGAACGGATTTGTTTTATCAGTCAGGTCCGATTGAAGAGTATAATAACATCAACGGAAAAAAGAGTGACGCTCTTCTTGCATTAACGGATGAAGTCATTGCTAATTCAGGAATATACTTTCAAAACACACTCGGATTGGTCGAGAATAAAGTTGATTTGATGGTGACAGGAAGATATGATAATGTAGTCTTCGATGCACGAAATCAATTATTCGAAGTGCAAAGCGATTTGAGAAAATTTGGAGCGTTTACACCCAAAGCCGCGTTGAATTATAAGTTAACGCCGACAGTTGCTTTGTATTCATCGTACGGATTGAGTTTTGATACGCCTGCGGGAAACGAACTGGAAAATTATCCCACAAGCACTAAGCCAAATTCGTTATTGAATCCTGACCTTGAGCCGCAAAAATCGAAAAGTTTTGAACTTGGTATAAAAGGAAATCTTATTGATTTTGATGCTGAGATGTTCAGAACTATTTATTTCGATGCGACATTCTTCAACACGAAGATTAATGACGAGATTGTTCCGTTCGAAGTGTTCGGCGATGTATTCTATCGGAACGCAGCGAGAACGAACCGGACGGGATTGGAATTAGGTGCGAATGCGGAAATCGTTCATGGATTTCAGGCAAAGGCATCATACACATTTTCCGATTTTAGTTACGATTCATTCAATGCGGGAATTGTTGCATCTGATAACGATGGGAACATTGCTATTGTTGAACATACGTTTGATGGTAACTATGTTCCAAGCGTACCGAAACACAATTTTTCTCTGACATTAGCTTACGATAGGAAATTCTATGAATCGCTTACGGGATTTGCAAAAGCATCATACACGCAAGTCAGCGGAATGTATGTTGACGATGGCAACAGCGAAATGTCCGACGGATATTCGCTCTTTAATTCAAATATCGGCATGGAATGGATAGTGGATAGATTTCAGTTTGTTGCTTCGTTCGGCGTAAATAATATTTTTGATAAAACATACGTCGCATTCGTGAACATCAATTCGACACAAAAAGAATTTTATGAAGTCGGTGAGCCGAGGAATTTCTTTGCAGGTGTTAATCTTGGTTATACATTCTGA
- the ffh gene encoding signal recognition particle protein, with protein MFEDLSQKLESVFKKLRGQGKITESNITESLREVRRALLDADVNYKVVKQFIDDVQQRAIGQEVLQSITPGQLIVKIIFDEMVKLLGTSATQISFAPMPPTVIMVAGLQGSGKTTFSAKLANFLKSKGRYPMLVAADVYRPAAIDQLEMLGKQIQVPVVAERGKGAIEIAIGSIEQARKGARDVVIIDTAGRLHIDEEMMREVETIKQKLNPHEILFVVDSMTGQDAVNTAKAFHDRLNFDGVVLTKLDGDSRGGAALSIRSIVTKPIKFVGIGEKLDALEQFHPDRMASRILGMGDIVTLVEKVQQQVTEEKAQKLEEKLRKSQFTLEDFMDQLHEIKKMGPLQQVLGMIPGMNKLPANTQVDEGALVRVEAIIQSMTKEERMKPNIINGSRRKRIATGSGTSIQEVNKLLKQFFEMQDMMKRLSRGKIPRMFRNMQNAR; from the coding sequence GTGTTTGAAGATTTATCACAAAAATTAGAGAGTGTTTTTAAGAAACTTCGTGGTCAGGGCAAGATTACGGAGTCGAATATCACCGAGTCGCTACGCGAAGTTCGTCGTGCTTTATTAGATGCCGACGTCAACTACAAGGTCGTCAAGCAGTTTATTGACGACGTTCAACAACGTGCGATAGGTCAGGAAGTCTTACAAAGCATTACGCCGGGGCAACTCATCGTCAAAATTATTTTTGATGAAATGGTGAAGTTGCTCGGAACATCTGCAACGCAAATATCGTTTGCACCGATGCCGCCGACTGTTATTATGGTGGCGGGGTTGCAGGGTTCAGGTAAGACAACATTCAGTGCGAAACTTGCAAACTTTTTAAAGTCAAAGGGTCGTTACCCGATGTTGGTCGCTGCGGATGTGTATCGTCCGGCGGCAATTGACCAACTCGAAATGCTCGGCAAGCAGATTCAGGTTCCGGTTGTTGCAGAGCGCGGAAAAGGCGCTATCGAAATTGCAATTGGTTCGATTGAGCAAGCACGAAAAGGTGCAAGAGATGTAGTCATCATTGACACTGCCGGTCGTCTTCACATTGATGAAGAGATGATGCGGGAAGTCGAAACAATCAAACAAAAACTCAACCCGCATGAGATACTTTTTGTGGTTGATTCGATGACCGGGCAAGACGCAGTCAACACAGCGAAAGCATTTCATGACCGTCTGAATTTCGACGGCGTTGTTTTAACAAAACTCGATGGTGATTCACGCGGCGGTGCGGCTCTTTCGATTCGCTCCATTGTTACGAAGCCGATTAAGTTTGTCGGCATCGGCGAAAAACTTGATGCGCTTGAACAGTTCCATCCCGACCGGATGGCTTCGCGCATTCTCGGCATGGGCGATATTGTTACGCTTGTTGAAAAAGTTCAACAGCAGGTAACAGAAGAAAAAGCCCAAAAGTTAGAAGAGAAACTTCGTAAGTCTCAGTTCACGCTTGAAGATTTTATGGACCAACTTCATGAAATCAAAAAGATGGGTCCGCTTCAACAGGTGCTTGGGATGATTCCCGGAATGAACAAACTTCCTGCAAACACGCAAGTGGATGAAGGCGCTCTTGTTCGGGTTGAAGCAATCATACAATCAATGACAAAAGAAGAGCGGATGAAACCGAACATCATCAACGGTTCGAGAAGAAAACGGATTGCCACCGGAAGCGGAACATCAATTCAGGAAGTCAATAAATTGCTCAAACAATTTTTTGAAATGCAGGATATGATGAAACGGCTTTCGAGGGGGAAGATTCCCCGCATGTTTAGAAACATGCAAAATGCACGATAA
- the rplS gene encoding 50S ribosomal protein L19 — MEKLKLVEAMQMKTDLPSFKPGDTINVHVRVIEGDKERIQQYQGIVMARRGAGMGATFTVRKVSDGVGVERIFPLHSPRIAKIDLVKPGRVRRAKLYYIRELASKSVRQKTSA, encoded by the coding sequence ATGGAAAAGTTAAAACTCGTAGAAGCAATGCAAATGAAGACTGACCTCCCGTCGTTCAAGCCGGGGGATACAATCAATGTGCATGTGCGTGTTATTGAAGGAGACAAGGAACGTATTCAGCAATATCAGGGAATCGTGATGGCGCGACGCGGTGCAGGAATGGGTGCAACATTCACCGTGAGAAAAGTTTCCGACGGAGTCGGCGTGGAAAGAATTTTCCCGCTCCACTCGCCGCGTATTGCAAAAATTGACCTTGTCAAACCCGGCAGAGTTCGTCGTGCGAAACTCTATTACATCCGTGAACTTGCTTCAAAGAGTGTTCGCCAAAAAACTTCGGCGTAA
- a CDS encoding T9SS type A sorting domain-containing protein, with product MKHTFSKYFEISTLYVLLCTFFFGELEGGSPKKKSVFVGVGQSFRIYPSAIVQTEPVIARHPLNQNILFVSANTFNLNSGFQSEGVYSTTDGGANWLGNDTCRGFLITDHRGNPGIAIDKNGGFIITRLGVSPGLYSHYSTNNGLNWSTFKTITTEDLYKATLTSDGGLTSNYFGRTYAVWTLLSAQPFPTVFSYTDDGGLNWSSPIQINNPANGKIGNGGEADIMANGTIGVCWVRANNSSPFTADFVGFALSNDGGTSWTVNENAFDVNGINGYITTKANLRVKDLPHIAIDKSGLSNNNSIYIVTAQKGLSPAGNDPDIILNRSTDSGKTWSSGIRVNQDVLNNGKYQYFPAIHVDDGGGVNVLYYDDRNTTSDSVGVFLSRSIDGGTTWKDFEVSEHNFKPAQIPGMTVGYQGDNIALTSVGNTLHAFWMDNSTGIYQIWSSQIELSALGVDNGSVEIPSEFELSQNFPNPFNPSTNFGFRITNFGFITLKVYNVLGEEVATLVNEKKAAGKYSVQWNAEGLPSGVYFYKLSSKDGVKARKMLYLR from the coding sequence ATGAAACATACGTTCTCTAAATATTTCGAAATCAGTACGTTATACGTTCTACTTTGTACGTTCTTCTTTGGTGAGTTGGAGGGAGGCTCGCCAAAGAAGAAATCCGTCTTTGTAGGAGTGGGGCAGAGTTTTAGAATTTATCCAAGTGCAATCGTTCAAACAGAACCTGTCATTGCGCGTCATCCGTTGAATCAAAATATTTTGTTTGTCAGTGCGAATACATTTAATCTCAATTCGGGCTTTCAGAGCGAAGGTGTTTACTCAACAACTGACGGCGGCGCTAATTGGCTTGGCAATGATACATGCAGAGGATTTCTTATCACAGACCATCGCGGAAATCCGGGAATTGCGATTGACAAAAATGGAGGTTTTATAATTACAAGACTTGGCGTTTCGCCGGGGCTTTACTCACATTACTCGACGAACAACGGTCTGAATTGGTCGACATTCAAAACTATTACCACTGAGGATTTGTACAAGGCTACCCTGACTTCAGATGGTGGTTTAACAAGTAATTATTTCGGCAGAACATACGCTGTGTGGACTTTGTTGAGTGCGCAGCCTTTTCCAACAGTCTTTTCTTATACAGATGATGGCGGACTAAATTGGAGTTCACCTATACAAATCAACAATCCAGCGAACGGAAAAATCGGGAACGGAGGGGAAGCAGACATCATGGCGAACGGAACAATTGGTGTTTGTTGGGTAAGAGCAAATAATAGTTCTCCGTTCACCGCCGACTTTGTTGGATTCGCTTTATCAAATGATGGTGGAACAAGTTGGACAGTAAATGAGAATGCGTTTGATGTCAACGGAATAAACGGCTATATCACCACGAAAGCAAACCTTCGAGTGAAGGATTTACCACATATTGCAATTGATAAAAGTGGTCTATCAAATAACAATTCGATTTACATCGTCACTGCGCAAAAGGGATTATCTCCGGCGGGAAATGACCCCGATATAATTTTAAATCGTTCTACCGATAGCGGTAAAACATGGTCATCAGGAATCCGGGTCAATCAGGATGTGCTCAACAATGGAAAGTATCAATACTTCCCGGCAATTCATGTTGATGATGGTGGCGGTGTGAACGTATTGTATTACGATGACAGAAACACAACGAGTGATTCGGTCGGAGTATTTCTTTCCCGCTCGATTGATGGCGGAACGACATGGAAAGATTTTGAAGTGAGCGAACACAATTTCAAACCGGCACAAATTCCCGGAATGACGGTTGGTTACCAAGGAGATAACATTGCTCTCACATCTGTCGGTAATACATTGCACGCATTTTGGATGGACAACTCTACAGGCATCTATCAAATATGGTCATCTCAAATTGAACTTTCTGCACTCGGAGTTGATAATGGTTCCGTCGAGATTCCTTCGGAATTTGAACTGTCTCAAAATTTTCCGAACCCGTTTAATCCTTCTACGAATTTCGGATTTCGGATTACCAATTTCGGATTTATTACATTGAAAGTGTACAATGTGTTAGGGGAAGAAGTTGCAACATTAGTAAACGAAAAGAAAGCTGCAGGAAAATATTCAGTACAGTGGAATGCTGAGGGATTGCCGAGCGGTGTTTATTTCTATAAACTTTCATCGAAGGATGGTGTAAAAGCGAGGAAGATGTTGTATCTCCGATAA
- the trmD gene encoding tRNA (guanosine(37)-N1)-methyltransferase TrmD — protein MRIDVVTGFPKMFRGPLNESIIRQAKKKKLLQIRVHYLRRFTHDKHKTIDDTPFGGGAGMVLKPEPIFECIESLQSKRNYDEVIYLTADGETLTQKIANELSLKSNLIMLCGHYKGVDDRVRQKLITREISIGDYVLTGGETAALVLIDTIARLVPGVIGDAESLLSDSFQEGLLDCPQYTRPAEFRGMKVPDELLSGNHKIIERWRHQQKLERTKARRKDLLS, from the coding sequence ATGAGAATCGATGTCGTAACCGGATTCCCGAAAATGTTCAGAGGACCTCTGAACGAAAGCATCATCAGACAGGCAAAAAAGAAGAAACTGTTGCAAATCCGGGTTCATTACCTGCGACGGTTTACGCATGATAAACACAAAACGATAGATGATACACCGTTCGGCGGCGGCGCAGGAATGGTGTTAAAGCCTGAGCCGATTTTCGAATGTATCGAATCGCTTCAATCAAAACGCAACTATGATGAAGTGATTTATCTGACAGCAGATGGTGAAACTCTCACACAAAAGATTGCAAATGAGTTATCACTTAAAAGTAATCTTATCATGCTGTGTGGACATTACAAAGGTGTTGATGACAGAGTCCGCCAAAAACTCATCACACGTGAAATATCAATTGGCGATTATGTGTTGACGGGCGGAGAAACAGCCGCTCTTGTGTTAATAGATACAATTGCCCGCTTAGTTCCCGGTGTCATCGGTGATGCCGAATCGTTGTTGAGCGATTCATTTCAGGAAGGATTGCTCGATTGTCCGCAATATACCCGACCGGCAGAGTTCCGCGGAATGAAAGTTCCTGATGAGTTGCTTTCGGGAAATCATAAAATCATCGAGCGATGGCGACATCAACAAAAACTTGAGAGAACGAAAGCACGAAGAAAAGATTTATTATCATAA
- the recN gene encoding DNA repair protein RecN codes for MLKSLNIKNYALIDELNIEFENGLTILTGETGAGKSIIIDALSMILGERADSGVVRKGSEKAIVEAVFLIQHQFKLKQLLAEQEMDSSDELIIRREISTKSQSRCFINDSPATISLLKQVGDLLVDLHGQHEHQSLLRKETHIEMLDDFCGLNESVKSFAKLYVNASSILKEIETLQSKKEHVDEKRSLLEFQLNEILAVNPSLNEEESLEKELKILENSERLSLEADQLYQLLYDGEQSIVDKFGVVRKHVEALQKIDESFSESVKELESATSIINELTSFVRNYRSNIEFKPERLEEIRTRLGKISLLKKKYGGTMESVLRQKESIEKELSIADNFETALAEKKKELEQARVICSKAAQELSKKRQDGAKKLNKKIVQTLIQLGIQNGQFETNIVQQKSNQQDTAIVKIGKDCFDCSSQGIDEIEFFISTNVGESPKPLVKVASGGEVSRIMLSLKMNVVTKESVPLLIFDEIDVGISGRISQSVGQAMKELAAHHQVIAITHLPQIAGFADAHFVVEKIEDGKRAITKLKMLNEKDRVMEVARLMSGEEVTEAGLQSARELIEFSNS; via the coding sequence TTGCTCAAATCACTCAACATCAAAAACTACGCGCTTATTGATGAACTCAACATTGAGTTCGAAAATGGGCTGACTATCTTGACGGGGGAAACGGGCGCAGGAAAATCAATCATCATTGATGCGCTCAGTATGATTCTCGGTGAACGTGCGGATAGCGGGGTTGTACGCAAAGGAAGTGAGAAGGCGATTGTTGAAGCGGTATTTCTAATTCAGCATCAGTTTAAATTGAAACAACTTCTTGCTGAGCAAGAGATGGATAGTTCGGACGAATTAATTATCAGGCGGGAAATTTCAACTAAAAGTCAAAGCAGATGTTTTATCAATGATTCCCCTGCGACCATAAGTTTGCTGAAACAAGTCGGGGACTTGCTCGTTGATTTACATGGACAACACGAACATCAATCGCTTCTCAGAAAAGAAACGCATATCGAGATGCTTGATGATTTCTGTGGGCTGAACGAATCGGTAAAAAGTTTTGCAAAACTCTACGTAAACGCTTCTTCAATTTTGAAAGAGATTGAAACGTTACAGTCCAAAAAAGAACACGTGGATGAAAAGCGTTCGCTCTTAGAATTTCAGTTGAATGAAATTCTTGCAGTTAATCCGTCGCTCAATGAAGAAGAATCGCTCGAAAAAGAATTGAAGATTTTAGAAAACTCCGAGCGGCTTTCTCTTGAAGCAGACCAACTATACCAACTTCTCTATGATGGTGAGCAATCTATCGTTGACAAATTTGGCGTAGTACGGAAACATGTTGAAGCGTTGCAAAAGATTGATGAATCATTTTCAGAATCAGTTAAAGAACTTGAGTCGGCGACTTCTATCATCAATGAATTAACTTCATTTGTGCGAAACTATCGTTCGAACATTGAGTTCAAACCTGAACGATTGGAAGAAATCAGAACTCGGCTTGGAAAGATTTCTCTCCTCAAAAAAAAGTATGGCGGAACAATGGAATCTGTACTTCGGCAAAAAGAATCAATCGAGAAAGAATTATCCATTGCCGACAATTTTGAAACAGCGTTAGCCGAAAAGAAGAAAGAATTGGAGCAAGCAAGAGTTATTTGCTCGAAAGCGGCTCAAGAACTTTCCAAGAAACGACAGGATGGAGCGAAGAAACTCAACAAGAAAATTGTCCAAACGCTGATACAACTTGGAATTCAAAACGGGCAGTTTGAAACAAACATCGTTCAACAAAAAAGCAATCAACAGGATACAGCAATTGTGAAAATCGGTAAGGATTGTTTTGATTGTTCGTCTCAGGGAATTGATGAGATTGAGTTTTTCATCTCGACGAACGTTGGTGAATCGCCAAAGCCGTTAGTGAAAGTTGCATCAGGCGGAGAAGTTTCCCGCATCATGCTTTCATTGAAGATGAATGTTGTGACGAAAGAAAGTGTCCCGCTATTGATATTTGATGAAATTGATGTTGGAATATCGGGTAGAATTTCTCAATCAGTCGGTCAGGCAATGAAAGAACTCGCGGCGCATCATCAGGTAATTGCAATTACGCACTTGCCGCAGATTGCCGGTTTTGCCGATGCACATTTCGTCGTCGAAAAAATTGAAGATGGAAAGCGTGCCATCACGAAATTGAAAATGTTAAACGAGAAAGATCGGGTCATGGAAGTTGCCCGACTGATGAGCGGTGAAGAAGTTACTGAAGCCGGTTTGCAAAGCGCCCGCGAGTTGATTGAATTTTCAAACAGTTAA
- a CDS encoding type II toxin-antitoxin system HicA family toxin, producing the protein MRKSPRLRGREIIKALQKADFTIQRIRGSHYFLQHDDGRCTVVPVHSAEIIGPGLFSKILRDCELSISEFQDLL; encoded by the coding sequence ATGAGAAAAAGTCCACGACTTCGAGGTCGTGAAATTATTAAAGCATTACAAAAGGCTGATTTTACAATTCAGCGAATACGGGGAAGTCATTATTTTTTACAGCATGACGATGGCAGATGTACTGTCGTTCCGGTTCACTCCGCCGAAATAATTGGTCCGGGGTTATTTTCAAAAATTCTTCGTGATTGTGAATTATCAATTTCTGAATTTCAAGATTTGTTGTAA
- the rimM gene encoding 16S rRNA processing protein RimM — protein MQSTDLFAIAQIVGFFGVKGYLKIYPLTHSPKRLNKLKTIRVGLKAESIHTQEVEDVEFQHKTILLKLKGFDDRTVVEQFIHHYIFVEKDELVKPPKGSWFIHDILGCEVFTEDGTNVGTIQDVLKISSNDIWEIRNGERSLLFPAVKEFIKKVDVKNRKILILPPDGLFDL, from the coding sequence ATGCAATCAACTGACTTATTCGCGATTGCTCAGATTGTCGGTTTCTTCGGAGTAAAAGGATACTTAAAAATATATCCTTTAACTCACTCCCCGAAACGTTTGAATAAACTCAAAACTATCAGGGTCGGGTTGAAAGCAGAGTCAATCCATACTCAGGAAGTCGAAGATGTTGAGTTTCAACACAAAACGATTTTACTGAAGTTAAAGGGATTTGACGATAGAACTGTTGTGGAACAGTTCATTCATCATTACATCTTTGTAGAGAAGGATGAACTTGTAAAGCCGCCAAAAGGTTCGTGGTTTATTCATGACATTCTCGGGTGTGAAGTGTTCACAGAAGATGGAACGAACGTAGGAACTATTCAGGACGTTCTGAAAATTTCAAGCAACGATATTTGGGAAATCAGGAATGGTGAACGAAGTTTGCTATTTCCAGCGGTAAAAGAGTTTATCAAAAAAGTTGATGTGAAAAACCGAAAGATTCTGATTTTGCCGCCTGATGGTTTATTTGATTTGTAA
- the rpsP gene encoding 30S ribosomal protein S16, whose protein sequence is MVKLRLRRIGKKKQPVYKIVAAHSESPRDGKFLEAIGTYHPQQNPAGIEFKETRLFYWLKRGAKATDTVLGLMKQKGMWLKWQLMKNGKDEAAIAAELEKWQVLHASKLVRKADKKASLKKKKKAAAEVASAAPPTEAPAA, encoded by the coding sequence TTGGTTAAATTACGCTTACGGCGTATCGGCAAAAAGAAACAGCCAGTCTATAAAATTGTAGCGGCACATTCTGAGTCACCGCGCGACGGAAAATTTCTTGAAGCGATTGGTACATACCATCCGCAACAAAATCCGGCAGGGATTGAATTTAAAGAGACCCGCCTGTTCTATTGGTTGAAACGCGGCGCAAAAGCGACTGACACTGTTCTCGGGCTAATGAAACAAAAAGGCATGTGGCTTAAGTGGCAGTTGATGAAGAACGGCAAAGACGAAGCAGCGATTGCGGCGGAATTAGAAAAATGGCAAGTTCTTCATGCATCAAAATTAGTTCGGAAAGCTGATAAAAAAGCGAGCCTGAAGAAAAAGAAGAAAGCAGCTGCTGAGGTTGCTTCTGCCGCTCCACCGACTGAAGCGCCAGCCGCTTAA
- a CDS encoding type II toxin-antitoxin system HicB family antitoxin, producing MKKEFNVIIEKDADGYFVATVPELRGCHTQAKSLDVLMKRIREAIDLCLEVQEGTIKFNEFVGVQRISIPA from the coding sequence ATGAAAAAAGAATTCAACGTAATTATTGAAAAAGATGCCGACGGATATTTTGTTGCCACTGTCCCCGAACTCCGGGGATGCCATACACAAGCAAAATCGCTTGATGTTTTGATGAAGCGAATACGCGAAGCAATTGACCTCTGCCTGGAAGTTCAAGAAGGAACAATCAAATTCAATGAATTCGTTGGTGTACAACGAATCTCAATTCCCGCATGA